Within the Streptomyces sp. NBC_00554 genome, the region CGGCTTGCCGTTGAAGGTCTGGCCTCCGACGACGCCGGCCAGATTGTCCGAGCCGGGATTGTTCTTGCCGGCGTTGATACCGAGGACGATGTGATCACCGTCCTTCACGAGATCCTTGAGGATCTCCTGGCACTTCTTGACGATCTCGTCGTCGGACGACGCCGCCGTGACGGAGTACGACGCGACCTTGAGGGTCGCGGCGTCCGCCACCTCGCACGCCACGCCGACCCGCTGGAAGATCCGGCGGACGATGCCCTGGACGGCGGCCTCGATCAGACCGATGGTGCGGAGCGACTGGAAGGCGGCCATGAACCCGACGCCCGTCTTGATGGAGGCGTCCATCGCCATCACCGCGGCCTTCGCCGTCCGGAAGATCACGCCCGCGACGAACCAGCTGGCCGCCAGCTACCGAAGAGGATGCCGATCGGGTTGACGCCCTCCTCCACGTCCGCCGCCCTCAGGCGCGCCGTATGCCTACGTCCATCCGGTAAGGGGTGAAGTGCGCCTGGCGGGTCAGGAGTTGGGGCCTGGCGACGTGGCCCGCATCACCGGGGCCGAGGCCATGGAGGCGACCGCCGCCTCACCGGTCGAACTGCTGGTCCGGTAGATGACATCCGCCTGAACGGGCGGTGACCGTCCGCGCAGTCCACCGGCGTCGGCGGTCTCCGGCCGCTTCGGACATGCCATGGGGGCGACCGGAGATCCGTTCTCCGCCCGCCCCCATGGGCCGTCAGGTGTTGCGTGCCGTCAGGGTTCCTGGACCTGGTACCTGACGCTGTCGACGAGGAACTCGCCGTACCGCATCGCCGCTCCGATCGCCTCCAGCCTCGTGTACTG harbors:
- a CDS encoding polymorphic toxin type 27 domain-containing protein, giving the protein MIFRTAKAAVMAMDASIKTGVGFMAAFQSLRTIGLIEAAVQGIVRRIFQRVGVACEVADAATLKVASYSVTAASSDDEIVKKCQEILKDLVKDGDHIVLGINAGKNNPGSDNLAGVVGGQTFNGKPYDIELPASMGMGERAIWTVGVEREVSNPNVKITVSLDGVEGAKDFNPALQLLLARRETITGSNWELIQSTGWGTAWEMVKFRTAVRGGDRKWSSIEWRMYNPDTKQYDVVKPDRFTYANGTLVPDE